The Phyllopteryx taeniolatus isolate TA_2022b chromosome 17, UOR_Ptae_1.2, whole genome shotgun sequence genome window below encodes:
- the LOC133466756 gene encoding reticulon-4 receptor-like 1: MFTRRCGGAELLLVLCGLDASLPCPRHCICYTSPSTVSCQAHDFQAVPEGIPADSRRIFLQNNKIGRLLRGHFPPAAAMLWLYSNNISYIQPSAFHGFRLLEELDLGDNRDLKAVAAETFRGLDRLRALHLYRCGLLSLPPGVFADLHDLQYLYLQDNQLEFLEDDLFIDLLNLSHLFLHGNRLWSLHQNTFRGLGALDRLLLHQNRIQWVDRQAFHDLGRLTTLYLFNNSLTEMSAGSLALLPSLEYLRLNDNPWDCDCEALPLWDWLRNFRGSTSSLVCVSPPEMEGKDLKMLRKEELPTCLKGEGGPGGVTGGDSLNHLNRHRSRNNQHQRPYLPHGDQHNLPPPSTLPRPPKGGRGNCTRRGRKAKVGPNEVRLLGKGKEKDFRDKHDGMTTARRKNKCLPRTSVGPPSGVQRATSAAAAPFAGGFFCLALLASLLTLH, from the exons ATGTTCACACGCC GTTGCGGCGGTGCGGAGCTGCTGCTGGTTCTGTGCGGCCTGGACGCGTCGCTGCCGTGCCCGCGCCACTGCATCTGCTACACGTCGCCCAGCACCGTGTCGTGCCAGGCGCACGACTTCCAGGCCGTGCCCGAGGGCATCCCGGCCGACAGCCGGCGCATCTTCCTGCAGAACAACAAGATCGGCCGGCTCCTGCGCGGACACTTCCCGCCGGCCGCCGCCATGCTGTGGCTGTACTCCAACAACATCTCGTACATTCAGCCGTCCGCCTTCCACGGCTTCCGGctgctggaagagctggacctGGGCGACAACCGCGACTTGAAGGCGGTCGCCGCTGAGACCTTCCGGGGTCTGGACCGACTGCGCGCCTTGCACCTGTACCGCTGCGGTCTGCTCAGCCTGCCGCCGGGAGTCTTTGCCGACCTCCACGACCTCCAGTATCTCTACCTGCAG GACAACCAGTTGGAGTTCCTGGAGGACGACCTGTTCATTGACCTGCTGAACCTCAGCCATCTGTTCCTGCACGGCAACCGCCTGTGGAGCCTCCACCAGAACACCTTCCGGGGCCTGGGCGCCTTGGACCGCCTGCTCCTGCACCAGAACCGCATCCAGTGGGTGGACCGGCAGGCTTTTCATGACCTGGGGCGCCTCACCACGCTCTACTTGTTCAACAACTCCCTGACGGAGATGTCGGCGGGGAGCCTGGCTCTCCTGCCTTCCCTCGAGTACCTCCGCCTCAACGACAACCCTTGGGACTGCGACTGTGAGGCGCTGCCTCTTTGGGACTGGCTGAGGAACTTCCGAGGATCCACTTCTTCATTGGTGTGCGTTTCGCCTCCAGAGATGGAGGGGAAAGACTTGAAGATGCTGAGGAAGGAGGAGCTACCCACTTGTCTGAAGGGAGAGGGCGGGCCAGGCGGTGTCACCGGTGGCGATTCATTGAACCACCTGAATCGTCACCGGAGCCGTAACAACCAACACCAGCGACCGTACCTGCCCCATGGTGATCAGCACAACCTACCGCCACCCTCAACCTTGCCACGGCCACCCAAGGGGGGCCGCGGGAACTGCACCCGGCGGGGTCGCAAGGCCAAAGTGGGGCCCAACGAGGTGCGGCTGCTTGGCAAGGGGAAGGAGAAAGACTTCAGGGATAAACATGACGGGATGACCACTGCCAGGAGGAAGAACAAGTGTTTGCCAAGAACTTCAGTGGGCCCCCCCAGTGGGGTCCAGAGGGCCACTAGTGCGGCGGCAGCACCCTTTGCTGGGGGCTTTTTCTGTTTAGCGCTGCTAGCATCACTGCTAACTCTGCACTGA